The Syntrophotalea acetylenivorans genome contains the following window.
GATTGGTATCTATAGAGGAAAAGCATGCTCGTCTAACGACTTCCACTGCATCGGAAACAATAGAGCCGCTGCCTTTTCAGGCAGCGGCCACGAAACATCCCAGACTTGTCTTCTTTTTTGCAACCTAATCGATGAGGTTCTTCTCCCTGGCCACCGCCACCGCCTCCAGTCGATTATTTACCTCGAGCTTAGAAAAGATACTCTTGACGTGTGTTTTCACCGTTTCGGCACTGATGAACAGCAGCGAAGCGACCGCCTTATTGGTTTTTCCTTCGGCAAGGTACTGGAGAACCTGCCTCTCCCGTTTGGTCAGCGATAAACCATCCAGTTCACTCGACTCCCAGCCTGAAGGCTTCCAATCGACTGCCAGGTCGAGCAAATAGGGGGAAACGCTTTCCCGGCCCTCTGCGAATGTCTCGACGATTTTGATCAACTCCTCGATTTCAGTATTTTTGACCACATAGCCATTAGCGCCGGCTCGCATGGCCTCTCGAACGTATTCTTTGTCGCTGTAGGTGGACAATACGATAATATTCAGGTCGGGGAGGGATTTGCGCAGGATGCGTATCGCTCCGATTCCTGACAGGCCGGGCATGTCGATGTCGAGCAGAGCTACATCCGGCGGATTGGCCTTGATTTTCTCCACGGCCTTATAACCATCGGCGGCTTCGCCAATCAATTTAATCCGACTGCTTTGCTCCAGGATGAGCCCCAGGCCGATGCGCGTCAGGGGATGGTCATCCGCTAAAAATACGGTAATGGTTTTGCCTTCATTCATCGCAACCCACCTGTTCTTGTCTGGGGTCTTCGACCGGCAGCGCAAAAAGAAACCGGCAGCCCTTCATCGCCTGCTGCTCATCGCTTTTAAAAGGCGATTCAACCCAGATACTTCCCCCGTGCGCTTCAGCCACCAGCTTGCAGAAGGCCAGCCCGAGCCCGACCCCACGACGACCATTTTCATGCTTTGTTTTGGTTGAAAAAAACTTTTCAAACACCTCTTTGTGGTGCTCTTTCGGGATACCGCCCCCCTGATCGGTGACAGTGACCAAAATACGGGCCCCATCCGCCTGGAAACCAGCTCCCGTCGCCGATGCGATCCCGCTGGGACCAGATCCGTTCAACAACTCCGCAGCGATCGAAATCCGCCCCCCTTCGGGACTGAAGCGAATGGCATTTTCCAACAGGTTGGTGCAGGTACGCACGAGCCGACTCCAATCTCCAAGCAGTTGCAAAGCTTCTTCACCGGGCGTGAAGCAGATATCAAGCTTTTTGTCTTCGCCGGCAAGTCGAACCTCCTTCAGGCTTTGCAGGAGGACGGCATTCATATCGACCAGGACCCGGCAAAGGGACAGACCGCCGCTTTCATCCCGAAAGATATCCAAAAAGTCCGACACCATTCCCAGCAGCTGGTAGCTGGAATCATAAGCAAGGCTCGCCAGCTCCTGCTGCTTGTCATTTAAGGGACCCAGGTATTTATCCAGCAATATCTTCATGCCGCGCTGGATAGAAAGGATCGGATTGCGCATATCGTGAGTCAGCATGCCGATCAGATCCTCCTTCATGCGCTCCGCGGATTTCTGCTCGGAGATGTCCCTCATGACCGCGGCATAGCCGGTTCGCTCGCCCTTTTCGTCGTAAATTTTGGCGAATGAGACATCCGCCGGAAAGATCTGCCGCCCAGGGCGGCGCACATCGAGAACCAACGGACCTTTGCTCTCCGGCTTGGCCCGGCGGGGAGTCACCAGGGTGCGGACCGTTTCCGGCTCGACAAAGAGCGAACACAGGGTTCGGCCGACAATATTTTCCGCCGTGCGCCCGAGCATGTTTTCGCCGGCCTTATTGACCATGGTGATTTTTCCGTTTGGCTGAGCAGCGACGATGGCATCTGAAACGCTGTTTATGAGCTTGTGCAACGATTGCTGTTGGGCCCTTTGCGACAGATATTTCTGCAGCGCCAAGGAACTGATCGTTTGAGCGATGGCCTCCATCAGCTTAAAAATAGACTCCAGACGCTCGCCACACATAAACGGTACTTCATCGAGAGCCTTCAGATACCCGTCGATATCGCGGACCCCGATAGATTGAGCCTTTGCGATGGCTGCGGCCCGGGGAATATCGCCTGTTCGAACCTGGCCCATCACCAGGGTGGCCAGATGGTAGCCCTCAACAATAATCGGCGTGGCACAGTCCTGCAATCCCGCATTCAGGCAGGTATAGATAAAGCGTTTTTTCAACCGCTTGCTTTCCCTGCCCCCGTAACAATCGCTTTCATAGCATTTTTGTCGCCCCGCCGGCGTGGAGCGGCAATATTCCCGGCAAAGAGTCGTGAAATTGTGCTCGGCAGTTATCGGCTGCCCTTCGCTGTCAACGACTACCGCGCTGACCTGGGTCGCTTCGGTCAAAGCTTCCAAAATCTTGTCCAGGGCGTTTTTTTCGATCAAATCAACGAGTTGCATATTTCTTCCCATATAACCGTCCTCAGCGACTCTGTTGTCGGGCCAGGCCAAAATCGATGACAAGAGAAGAAGCCATGATCTCAACTCGCAGGTATCTGCCTGATATGCTTATCAATATTTATTTCAAAACCACTATCTCTATCTATGTACTGAATTATAACACCGTTTAGCCCAAAAGGTCTCTCCCCCACACATCCCCCATTCGGGGGACAGAATACCCCTTTTCAAGCGATTGGCTAGTATTGATGTTTTTGCTGTAATGGCTCAATTACCTGCATAGGAAATGATCGGACTTTCGTACCAATAAAAAGGTATTTAACAATCGACCAAAACCAGGAAACAACAAAGGAGTAAATCGTTATGGCAGGAAATGGACAGGGAAATCCGGCGGTGGTCGGCTTGGCAGGCTTCGGACTGACGACCTTATTGTTGCAATTTCACAATCTCGGCTGGTGTGGAACCGGGATTATCTTTTGTACCGCGCTGATGCTGGGCGGCGGTGCGCAATTGATTGCGGGCCTGCAGGAATTCAAATGCGGCAACAATTTCGGCTACAGCGCCTTTACCGTCTATGGCGCCTTCTGGCTGGCCCTCGGGTTCATCTGGCTCATTCTCGACCTGCAAAGCGTACCCAACTCGGTCATCGGCAGCCACCTGGCGATCAACAAACCCGACATCGGCTTCTTCCTGGTCGGCTTCACCCTCTATACGGCGATCATGTGGGTCGCGGCACTGCGCATCCACGGCATGATGGCCTTTACCTTCACCACCCTGCTACTCGGGTTCATCGGGCTCGACCTGGTCTTTCTGGCCGACATGAAGTGGCTGATGACCGTAACGGCCATTGATCTCATCATTTGCGCCCTATCGGCCTGGTACATGATGGCCAACATTATTTATACGCAGGTATTCGGCAGGGCGGTCCTGCCTGTTGGCGCCCCCTGGGTCAAACTTAAACTGCCATTGGCGGAAGCTGTAGTGGAACAAAAACTTGCAGCGTAAAAGGTAAGCTCTTCACAAGAACACCAGGTCGGGAGATCCCTTAAGCGCTCTCTCCTGACCGAGCGTGTACAACGGGTTTGAAATTGAATGCCGGGGGGTCACCCCCGGCAATTTTTTTTGGTGAAATCAGAACAATTAAACTGGACCTCTCATTTAGCATGGCATAGTCAAAAGCACCAGAAACTGCTTGGCATTGGCCGGGCAATATCGGACGCACTTGGAGCAATCCCGGCACTCGTTCTCTACCGTATAGACAGGAGGCGGAAGGTGTCTCATAAGATACTCCGCTACTGAAGGGGCAAATACTGGTCGAGCAATTGCTCAATGCTTTCGGCATGCACACCACCGTGAACTTGCCCGTTAATCTCGACAATCGGTCCCTCGGAACAGAGTCCTTCGCAGCGACTTCCCCGCAAATCAACTAAGCAGTCTATCTGGCGTTTGCTAAGATAACTTTCGATGCGCGCAAGATTTTCCTGATTGCCACGGCTATAACACGAGCTACCCATGCAAATCTTGATGAAATACTCCATCCACACACCTCTTTACTTGACAACAAGGTTACGGAATGACCGCCTTGACCACGGACGAATTCTTCCAGAAAAAACTTAAGCCCGGAACGCGCTATGCGGTTCCGGGCTTAAGCCAGGCTGTCACCTGCTGGACAGCCATCTTCGCCACAGACTCTCGGCCCGGCCCGAAGGCCCATGACGGAAACTGTTTTCTTCGATGAAATAGCTCAGATGATCTATTTTAAAGCCTGATCGGCTTATAAGTAATCTTTGCTTGAAAAGGCTCCAAGTGGGGGGAGGGAGGAGGAAAACCCCCCACTTGGAATAACAAGGAGGTGAAGACTAGACAAGCTTTTTTGTGTGGGGGCTTTCTTAATAAGAAAGTATTTCAAAAGCTTTACCTAGGTTATACAAAGCATTTACTAGCTTTGTATATATACACAAACAAAACAGTTAAAATAGAATCGGAAGCAATTCCCAGTTGCCTACAACCAAAATTTCAACTATCAGTTGTGTATGGTTCTATAATATACATGAGAGATGGATCTGACAATCACCCTCAAGAGTGAATTTAATATCTATAAGCTAGCTTATAATAGTTATTTTGTTTCATATTTTATCACTACATTAAGACTTTGAACAAAATAGTGGTTTTTTCGAGCATCTCAAGCACCCAAGACTTTCAAGTGCGAAAATCGACAGTTCTCCCATTCTCTACAATTTGCACAGTTCACTAAGGAGAACCTTTTTCCCTTAAAGTTTTTTCCAAATTTTCCAGAGAGTCAAACCCCCACTGTTTGGCAAGAAAACGATAGATCGTCTCGGAAAGATTCGATCCTGCTTTCTGCAAATCAAGCATATCCTGATTAAGCCGCTTCAGAGTTTTTTCCGAGTAGCTTTCCAATTCCCCACGCAGATAGGTTTCAAAAGAAGTCAAGTCGGGAGCATTTTCTGTCTGGCGCAACGGTCGACCGCCTCGCATCAGACCAGGATAATCGGCAATAAATTGCTCTTGTCCCTGAACAGCCAAATCGGTAATGGCGTCGATTAACACACTGAAGTTTTCACAGGGCACCAGGTTGTCCATACGGGCATATTTGAGAGCCAGCAAATTGCGCCCCGTCGCCTTGGCCTGTTGCAAATCATCCAGATAGCTTTCGAGGGTTGCAGGGGACCAAGCGGCGAACTGGGCCCTTCGGTGCAACTTGAAACCTTCGGGGTCTTCCTGACAGCGATACTTTTGAGCGGTAGGAACGGACAAAAACATGGCCAGCTCCAGCTCTAGAATCTGCTCGGTGAGCCGTATTCGGTCTTCCATAAACACATCCTTTTTCAATTATTTCAGTTAAATACGGTAAAGTGTTTCCGCAGGTCAGGGTCAAGAATCCCGGCTTGCACTCGGGGTCCGTGATCCAGCAGAAAGCTGCTCTTTGAATCACTCAATCCCTGAGATTGCATCTCTTCGACAACCAAACCGCAGAGCTCTTCAATGATGGCGACTTTCTGGTCTCCATCATCCGTATTCAGCAATCTGTTGATTTGCTTATGCAGAATCGAACCGAGGACCGGTAACTGAGCGGTGGCACGGTGCAGCCATTTGTAAAAGGGCGCGTAGCGACGATTGAGCAGGAAGGCCATGGACATGAGGTCATGGCAGAACTGAAGTTCGGCATAGCGACTGGCGAAAGGCTCGTTGCGCTGCAGGCTGCGAAGAAGGTTGTACTGGCCCGTCTGGGCCAGGGTCATGCACCGTGAAGCGATCTTTTTTCGACGAATGTCTTCCGGATAATAGTCGAGCAGATGACGACGCCAAGCGGAAAAGTGATCGTCCGGGTCGTGAAAGACCGCACCGTTGGTGCAAACTCCCAGCGCCTGATCGGACAACCCCAGCCATTCCCGCAACCCTTCAGGCGGATGATCGAGCCCGGTGTAGCGGGCATAAAAACCCGCGATATTCAGTACGCCCATGCGACCTTCTTCGCCGGGGCTTGTCTGACGTGGTCCAAAACCGGCAAAAGTTTGAGGCAGCTCGCGATAAGCGGCATCCAATTCGGGCCCGTAGTCTGTAAAATCTTTCTGCGACAGCCAAAGACAAAACCCCGGCCCCCAATCGTGATCCCGGGACAGAGCGTCGTCAAACCCGTAGCATTCCGACCCTGGCCCCACCAGACCCACAGCAATCCTGTCGGCAAGATCGCTGAAACGTTCTTGAATCATGGGCAGACCGTGGGCCAAAAAATAGTCTTTGGAGAGTTGCAATCCCTTCATCGCCTGATTACTACTCACTCTTTGAGAAGGTCGATGTTTTTCGAAGCCTGCCGAGCCTTGGCGGCATTGCCCGTCTGCTCATAAATATCTCTAGCCTTTTCAAATTGGAGCAGGGCGGAAGCTTTATTCTCGGTCAAGGCATGAATGTAACCAATATTGGTGTACTGATCGGCTACCTTGCCCAGGTGACCCAATTCTTCGAATATTTGCAGGGCCTGACCATAATAGTCGAGAGCCTGGGAGTAGTCCTTTCGATCCCGACAAACCGACCCCATGTTACCCAGTTGATCCGCCACCCCTTCTGGCTGACCGCAATCAACGAAATTCTCCCTGGCGTAATTAAAAGTTGTCAGGGCTTCGTCAAAACGCTGCAGACGCGACAGCAACAGGCCAATGTTATTCTGGACAGCGGCCATGCCGGGCTTGTCGCCTTCCGAAGCCAACAGGAGACCGATCTGACAATAAATATCCAGAGCTTCCTCCTGCCGATCACTGGCACAATAGGTATCGGCCATCAGCATATGCTGCCGGGCTTCACCTTGTACATTTCCAGCGTCCCTGTAGAGTCGCGCGGCTTCGGTAAAAGAGACCAAAGCCTCATCGTAAGCACCTTGCTTAAAGTGCGCGATTCCTTCACGGGTTAAGAATTCGGTCTGTTCCATCGAGGATTCTTTATTCATGACATTTCCTGTCAAAGGAATGTTGCGGTCGGCCCATGACTGCAACCATCAAAACATTTTTGTACACAGCAAAACCCTTTATCGTTGTCTCCAGCGAGACACCCTCAATCTCAATCAAGCTTTTCCAGAAGGTTGA
Protein-coding sequences here:
- a CDS encoding response regulator, translating into MNEGKTITVFLADDHPLTRIGLGLILEQSSRIKLIGEAADGYKAVEKIKANPPDVALLDIDMPGLSGIGAIRILRKSLPDLNIIVLSTYSDKEYVREAMRAGANGYVVKNTEIEELIKIVETFAEGRESVSPYLLDLAVDWKPSGWESSELDGLSLTKRERQVLQYLAEGKTNKAVASLLFISAETVKTHVKSIFSKLEVNNRLEAVAVAREKNLID
- a CDS encoding PocR ligand-binding domain-containing protein; this translates as MQLVDLIEKNALDKILEALTEATQVSAVVVDSEGQPITAEHNFTTLCREYCRSTPAGRQKCYESDCYGGRESKRLKKRFIYTCLNAGLQDCATPIIVEGYHLATLVMGQVRTGDIPRAAAIAKAQSIGVRDIDGYLKALDEVPFMCGERLESIFKLMEAIAQTISSLALQKYLSQRAQQQSLHKLINSVSDAIVAAQPNGKITMVNKAGENMLGRTAENIVGRTLCSLFVEPETVRTLVTPRRAKPESKGPLVLDVRRPGRQIFPADVSFAKIYDEKGERTGYAAVMRDISEQKSAERMKEDLIGMLTHDMRNPILSIQRGMKILLDKYLGPLNDKQQELASLAYDSSYQLLGMVSDFLDIFRDESGGLSLCRVLVDMNAVLLQSLKEVRLAGEDKKLDICFTPGEEALQLLGDWSRLVRTCTNLLENAIRFSPEGGRISIAAELLNGSGPSGIASATGAGFQADGARILVTVTDQGGGIPKEHHKEVFEKFFSTKTKHENGRRGVGLGLAFCKLVAEAHGGSIWVESPFKSDEQQAMKGCRFLFALPVEDPRQEQVGCDE
- a CDS encoding acetate uptake transporter; translation: MAGNGQGNPAVVGLAGFGLTTLLLQFHNLGWCGTGIIFCTALMLGGGAQLIAGLQEFKCGNNFGYSAFTVYGAFWLALGFIWLILDLQSVPNSVIGSHLAINKPDIGFFLVGFTLYTAIMWVAALRIHGMMAFTFTTLLLGFIGLDLVFLADMKWLMTVTAIDLIICALSAWYMMANIIYTQVFGRAVLPVGAPWVKLKLPLAEAVVEQKLAA
- a CDS encoding (2Fe-2S) ferredoxin domain-containing protein produces the protein MEYFIKICMGSSCYSRGNQENLARIESYLSKRQIDCLVDLRGSRCEGLCSEGPIVEINGQVHGGVHAESIEQLLDQYLPLQ
- a CDS encoding DUF4125 family protein, which translates into the protein MEDRIRLTEQILELELAMFLSVPTAQKYRCQEDPEGFKLHRRAQFAAWSPATLESYLDDLQQAKATGRNLLALKYARMDNLVPCENFSVLIDAITDLAVQGQEQFIADYPGLMRGGRPLRQTENAPDLTSFETYLRGELESYSEKTLKRLNQDMLDLQKAGSNLSETIYRFLAKQWGFDSLENLEKTLREKGSP
- a CDS encoding DUF4037 domain-containing protein; protein product: MSSNQAMKGLQLSKDYFLAHGLPMIQERFSDLADRIAVGLVGPGSECYGFDDALSRDHDWGPGFCLWLSQKDFTDYGPELDAAYRELPQTFAGFGPRQTSPGEEGRMGVLNIAGFYARYTGLDHPPEGLREWLGLSDQALGVCTNGAVFHDPDDHFSAWRRHLLDYYPEDIRRKKIASRCMTLAQTGQYNLLRSLQRNEPFASRYAELQFCHDLMSMAFLLNRRYAPFYKWLHRATAQLPVLGSILHKQINRLLNTDDGDQKVAIIEELCGLVVEEMQSQGLSDSKSSFLLDHGPRVQAGILDPDLRKHFTVFN
- a CDS encoding tetratricopeptide repeat protein, producing MNKESSMEQTEFLTREGIAHFKQGAYDEALVSFTEAARLYRDAGNVQGEARQHMLMADTYCASDRQEEALDIYCQIGLLLASEGDKPGMAAVQNNIGLLLSRLQRFDEALTTFNYARENFVDCGQPEGVADQLGNMGSVCRDRKDYSQALDYYGQALQIFEELGHLGKVADQYTNIGYIHALTENKASALLQFEKARDIYEQTGNAAKARQASKNIDLLKE